Below is a genomic region from Miniphocaeibacter halophilus.
AACAATGGGAAAAGTACTTATGATAGGACAATAAAAATAAATGAAGTGTTAAGACAAGCGTTTTATGATGAAGAAGTTAATGAAATAAAATTTAATATACAGGATAAATATAGAGTTTCATTAATTCCTTTTCTTGAGAAATTAAATTCATTAGACGAAGCTATTGACTTTAAAGAATACGAAGCAATTATTGATGAGATTTATACGGTTGAAGATATAGCACTACAACCACAAGAAATTTTTACAACTTTATCTTTAAAAAATATTAAAAAAGATAAAAATAAAGTAATAAAATTACTAGATAAATTAATTTTATCAAAGAATAATTATTTAAGATTAGATCCTAAACGATTAACAAGGATTATTGTAAATACTAATAATGGTAAACTAATAAAAAGTATGCTTAATCGATTATTTAGACTATCTAGAAATGACAATTGGACTATATATGAGATGTGTAGCTTAATCCAATACTTTCTTATGAGAGGATTTCAACATTTAGATTTGTTAGAATTATTAAAAGAAGAAGATAAGAATCTTTATTATTATTATATAGAATATTGTAAGGATAGTTTTTGGATAAATAGCTCTTCTTGTTTAATTGAATTATCAGAAATAAAAAAAGATGATACAATTTGTTTTTTATACGGAATGTATTTGTGTAATTATCAAATGGAAAATTATATAAATGCTTATTCTTACTTTAAAAGCTTTTTTGATAGATATACTGCTTGGTTAGCTATGTATAGTGAGGTTGATAAAAAGTCATTTAAAAAGAAGAAACCCAATATTAAAAAATATTATAGTAATAAGAGTTTATCTAGAGTTTATAAGAAAATAGATAATGCAGAAAAAATAATTAAAAAAGCACATGATTTAAGAAATGCAAGTCCAATAAATCATTCTAGTGCTGAACTTATTAATAAAGGAAAATCTAATAATGAATTAAAGGCTGAAATTGATGAATCAATTTTAGAAATGAAGTTTTTAATAACTAGCAAAATTAATAATATCAAAAAGAATAAATGCGAGTTTAAAATACAAAATAAAATTGAACAAGCATAAAATTAAAGTTAATTTAATACATAGAAAATTATAATAATCTTCAAATAATTCCTTAAACAGAGCAGAAAATCCGCTCTGTTTTTATGCGAATATTTTATTTGAGAAGTCAAAGTTATATCTTGTTATTAAGTATCTTTTAAGATACTATTAAATGGTATGGAATAATATATAATAATATAAAAAGAGGGGAAAATGTACATAAATTATAAAGGATTATGGAAGTTACTAATAGATAAGGATATGAAAAAATCTGACTTAAGAGTGTTAACTAAAATGAGCACAAGTACTTTGTCGAAACTCACCAAGGATGAATATGTTTCCATGGATGTATTAGTTAGGATCTGTCGTGTACTAAAATGTCAATTAAGCGATATTTGTGAAGTGGAGGTTTAATATGGCTAGAAAATATAGTGCAGGAATTGTAAGTAAAGGGTTTTGGTTTATAGAATTTAAAAAATACATAAATTTATTAAATGAAGGTTATTCTCCACAAGAAATTAGAAAAAAACAAGAAAAGGAAAATTTTTTAGCAGCTCCATCTAAGGATTATGCCATTAAAATTTTAGGTGAGATGAAAAGAAGAACCACGGCTTTACCTAAAAAAATATTGGAATATTTTCAAAACACAGATATTTCCACACAAAAAATAATTAACCTCCTAGGGGTTTTACTTACAGACCAATTACTATTTGAATTTATATATACAAAGTATAGAGAGGAAATTCAACTAGGAACAAAGGAATACAATCCTTCAATTGTAAGAATATTTTTAAGAGAAATGCAAAACAGAAATGAAGAAGTTGCAAAATTTTCGGATAATTCTATAAAGAGAATGACAGGTGCTTATGGGACCTATTTAAAAGAAGCTGGACTTTTGGAAAATATTGATGGGAAAACATATTATAAAAATATTTTTCTAGATTTAGAACTGGAAAGGCTAATGAAAGAAGAGGGATTAAATTCCTATATTAAAGCTATAAAAGGTGAATACTAATGAATATTTATGAAAAACTAGATAAAATTGAACCAGCAATTACAAAGAGTGATTTTTTAGAAAACAAGGGTTTGGGAAATGAGGTTGGTTATTTTATATTTGATTATGAACCAGAATATGAAATTATAGTAAGGGAATATGTAGAAGGCTTAATTGAAAAACAGTCATATTCCTTTAAAATAGTAGAATATGATTTATACGAAATTTTAATAGATCATTTAAAAGAAAAAAAATATATTAAAAAGTGTAAGGAAATTGAAGAAAAAAAAGGTATGAAACAGCTTGTTAAAGCTATAACTTCCCTACTAAGAATGGGTAGCGGCAATGATTTATTCACAAGGACAATAAAAGAAAATACTCCAGATAGCGCAGTAGTATTTATAACAGGCATAGGCAAAATATTTCCTTTCGTAAGAAGTCATAAAATACTTAATAATTTACATTTAAACTTTTACAAATCTCCAGTAGTAATGTTTTATCCAGGAAAATATGATGGACAAAGTTTAAGTCTTTTTGGAGAATTTAAAGACGATAATTATTATAGGGCATTTCCCCTAATAAAATAAAGGAGTTTGAATATGTTAATAAAAGATATGTTTACTAAGGATATTAATAGGGATATTCAAGGTGTTATTAAAGTTGGACAGGACAATGTTGAAAATATAAAACAGGAATTAGAAGAATATGTAGTAACAGATGAATTACAAAAACATTTTAGAGATTTTTTTACTGCCTATGTTAAAGGAATAAATGGCTACACAGATAAAATGGGTGTATGGATATCAGGGTTTTTTGGCAGTGGTAAGTCACATCTTTTAAAAATACTTTCCTATTTAATTTCAAACAAGGAAATAGAATATGAAGGAGAAAAGAAAAAAGCGATAGATATATTTTTAGATGATAATAAAATCAACGATCCTATGGTTGTTGCAAATATGAAACTAGCTAGTCAAATTTCCACTGACTCCATCTTATTTAATATAGACTCGAGATCCGACACTGGAACTACCGGTAAAGAAGCAATACTTTCAGTATTTTTAAAAGTATTTAATGAAATGCAAGGCTATAGTGAAACAGATCCCTATGTAGCAGACCTAGAAAGATGGTTGGAAAAAAATGGAAAATATGATTCTTTCAAAGCTGAATTTGAAAAAATTACAGGAGATAGGTGGAAGGACAAAAGATATGAACTGGACTTTTTAAGTGGTGAACTAGTTGAAGCCTTAGTAAACTCCAATTCCATGACAGAAGAGTCAGCAGAAGGCTGGTATGAGAAAATAACTTCCAAAGAATATAGTATTTCCATAAGTGAATTTGCAGAATTAGTTAATAAATATATAGAGGAAAAAGGCAATAACCATCATGTAGTTTTCTTTGTAGATGAAGTTGGTCAATATATTGGAGATAATAGGGAGTTAATGTTAAATCTCCAAACAGTAGTAGAGGATTTAGGAACAGCCTGTAAAGGAAAAGCTTGGGTGGTAGTAACTAGTCAAGAAGCTATTGATCAAATTACAGTAATAAAAGGAGACGACTTTTCTAAAATACAAGGTCGTTTTGACACAAGAATAAACCTAACATCAGCTGATGTTTCAGAAGTAATAGAAAAGAGAATCCTAGAAAAAAATGACACTGCTAAAGATACTTTAAGTATTTTATACAAGCAAAAACAATCGGTTTTAGACAACTTAATAATATTTAATGATTCTGTAGAAAAGAAAAAATACGAAAATGTAGATGATTTTGTAAGGGTCTACCCTTTTATACCCTACCAATTTAATTTACTTTCAAATGTTTTAACTGCCATAAGACAATTTGGAGCAAGTGGAAAACATCTTTCAGAAGGTGAACGTTCAATGCTTGCTATGTTTAAGGAAAGTGCTCAAAAGGTTCAAAATGAAGAAGATGGAGTTTTAGTGTCCTTTGATAAATTCTATAATGCCCTTTCTCAATTTCTAGACTCTTCCCATGCTAGGGTAGTAAGTCAAGCAAGTAGGAACAAAGCTATAAATCCTGAAGGAGAAGAAAATTGTTTTAATGTAAATGTATTAAAAACACTCTTCATGGTTAAATATGTAAAGGAAATTACAGCAACAGTGGACAATATTACAACACTAATGGCATCTAATATAGATGAAGACCGCTTAGCTTTAAAAGAAAAAGTTCAGGATGCCTTAAATATATTAAAAAGCCAAACTCTTATTCAACAAAATGGAGATATTTATATTTTCCTAACAGACGAGGAACAGGAAGTAGAACGTTTAATAACAAAGATTGATGTAAGATCAACGGAGATTTCAAAAAGTATAGGTAAGGATATTTTTGACGATATCTATATAAACGACAAATATATATATCCTGAATTTGGAGGCAGATACACATTTTCCTTTAACAAAGAAGTAGATGAAATACCTATAGGAAATCAATTAGGGGAAATATTCGTAAAAATAATAACACCAAGTTCAGAATATAGTGGTGCAAAAGATACTATAAAACTTTTAAGTAGCAATGAAAGAGCAGTGTATGTGGAATTACCATCAGATGAAAGCTTTTTAAAAGAGAAAAAACAAGTGCTACAGATAGAAAGTTTTTTAGTTTCCAATGAATTAAGGAATTTTCCAAAATCCGACGAAATAAAAGGTCTAAAAAGTTCTGAATTAAAAGAGTACCGAGAAAGAAGTAAAAGAGCCTTAGAGGATGCTTTAAAAAATGCTACTTACTATGTAGAAGGGGAAGAAGTTCCTACAAATAGTATGGATTTTAAATCCTCCCTAACAAAAGCTATTGGGACCCTTGTAAAATACACCTACAATAAATTAGATTATATTACTGCTACAAAGGATATATCTCACATTAGGGCTTTACTAAATAAAAAACCTCAAATGAATTTAGATGAAGAAATAAAAGAAAACGAATTAGCTTTGAGGGATTTAGAAGAATTTATTTCATTACAAACTTTAGGAAATGCTAAGGTTTCCATTAGGGATATAAAAAACAAATTTTCCAAAGCCCCTTATGGTTTTGTAGATTATGACATAAGCTGGCTTATAGCTAAATTATTTATGGATGGAAAATTAGAATTTACCGTTAGTGGAAATTCAATAAATCTACTAAATACAGACAAAGAAGTAATATTGGACTATATTACAAAGAAAAAATTTGAAGACAAGGTTCTCTTAAGTTTAAAAAAGGAAATAGATCCTAAAAAGAAGAAGAATTTAAAAGACCTTTACAAATTAATCTTTAATATGGATATGAGAACCGACGAGTCAGATGGTATGACTAAAAATTTCAAAGATGAATCCTCAAGAAAATTAAAGGAAATTGAAAGATTATATAACTCATATTTCTCCAATAAAGATATAAATATAAAATATCCTGGAAAAGAAATACTTAAATCGGGAGAAAAATTATTTAATTATCTTGTAAATATTAAAAATTCAGAAGAGTTTTTTGACTATATCTACAAAAATAGGGATGAATTTGAAGATTTTGTAGAAGACTTTGAACCAGTACAGTCATTCTTTGGAACAAGCTATGAAAAAAGTAATCAAATAGATATTTGGAAAAAAGCCTTTCAAACCATGAATATTTATGAAGATTCTAAAAACTTTGTAAATAATTCCGAAATTGAAGAAGTAGTAGGAGAAATAAATCATATTCTGAAAATGGATATGCCCTTTAATAAAATAAAGGATTTACCGGACTTAAGAATGAAATTTTTAAATCTCTATGCTCCTATATTAGAGGAAACCTTAAATCCTGTTTTAGAACAAATTAAGGAATATGAAACAAGAGTTAGTGAAAAAACAGCAGAATATAATTTAAATGAAGAATTTGAAAATAAACATATTAAAAGATTTAAGCAACTAGTGGAAAAGGCTGAAAGCTATGACAATTTAAAGGATGTATATTCTGTAGAGGCTGAAGCAAATACAATATTTGAATCAGCATTAAAAAATGCCGATATTGAATATGAAAAAGAGCTAGAGAAAGAACGAATAAGAAGAGAGAAAGAAAGACAAAGAGGAGAAGAAGAGGGACAAGAAGTAGGTAATGATGAAAATATTGAAAAGTCTAAGTTAAAGAAACAAAAAACAATACTTTTCAGAAATATAAATCCAACCCGTACTTGGAAAATTGAAAAAGAAGAGGACTTAGATAATTACTTACAGGAATTAAAGAATAAAATAAAATCCCAAATACAAGATGAAGATATTATAAATATAGAATTTTAAAGAGGAAAATAATGAATAAAACAGCTTTAAGAAATTTTGCTACCCATGCTAGAAGAAAGCTAAGAGATGATGTAATTCTCCTAGCTTCTCAAATAGGAGTAAACAAAGAGGGAATTACAGAGCCGGAAATAGATGAGCCTGACTTTATGTCCTTTAACATAGGTGGAGTAGGAAATTTCACCTTAAAAGGAAAAGAAGTAAAATACAGGAAAAAATTAGTAGAAAGACTAAGTAATGCTAAAAACTATGAAGAAGATTTTGAACAATTAGTAGAAGAAACAGCTTACACTTGGTTTAACCGGCTAATAGCTATTAGATTTATGGAGGTAAACGAATACTTACCAGAAAGAGTAAGAGTCCTTTCATCAGCAAGTAAGGACGACCATATTCCGGAAATATTAACCAATATATTGGATTTGGACATTTTTGAAAATCTTACAGACCAAGAAAAAGAATATGTAATAGATTTAAAAAAATCTGCTACAAAAGAGTCTGACGAAGAACTTTTCAGTTTTTTATTTTTTAAAGTAACAGAAAAGCTTAAGAACTACCTCCCTTATTTATTTGAAAAAACCGATGATTATTTGGAACTTTTATTTAAACCTTCCTTTATAGAAGAAACAGGGGTAATCTACAAACTAGTAAATGAAATAGATGAAGATGATTTTAATATTAATCTCCAAGAAGAAGTATATAAGGATGAAGAACCAAAAGTTACAGGAACAATAGAAATCATTGGTTGGCTATACCAGTACTATAATGAAGAATACAAGGACAAAGTTATTAATATATACAAAGGTACAGTAAAAAAAGCGGATATACCAGCTGCTACTCAATTATTTACTACAGACTGGGTTGTAAAATATATAGTAGATAATTCTTTAGGCAGATATTGGATAGAAAGAAATCCTAATAGTAAATTACAAGATAAGTTGGAGTTTTTTGTTACATCTAAAGACAATAAAATACATTATATAGATGAAAAAGTAAATATTGAAGGATTAACCTTTTTTGATCCTTGTGTAGGATCTGGTCATTTTCTTATATATGCTTTTAATGTTTTAATGGAGATTTACAAAGAGGAAGGTTATATAGAAAGGGAAGCCGCTCAAAAAATAGTAGAAAAAAACTTGTATGGACTTGATATTGATAAAAGAGCTGCTCAACTGGCATATTTTTCTATAATGATAAAGGGACGAAGTTTTGACAGAAGATTTTTTACTAGAGAAATAAAGCCTAATATTATGGATATTAAAGAAACTAATTTAATTGATGAATTTGAATGTGCTGGAGTTACTAATAATTCTGAAATGAATAAGATTGGTAGTTACTTACTTAATATTTTAAAAGATGCTAAAGAATATGGTTCTTTAATAAAAGTAGAAAATTTAGACTATGAAAAATTTGAAGAATATTTAAAAGAATGTGAAGAAGTAGAAGAAAATATTTATAATTTTGAATGGAAAAGAAAAACTTTACCCCTATTTAAAAATTTAACGAGACAAGCAAAAATACTATCCAATAAATATAAGGTTGTAGCAACAAATCCACCGTATTTAAATAAATTTGAGGGTAAATTAAAGAAATTTATAACTACAGAATATAAACAATATAAAGGTGATTTATTTTCTGCTTTTATTTTTAGGAATTTTGAGTTTTTAGAAGAAAATGGATATTCTGGTTTTATGACACCTTTTGTATGGATGTTTATAAAAACCTATGAGGAATTAAGAAACTATATAATTAACCATAAATCTATAACTACATTAATTCAAATGGAATACTCCGCCTTTGAAGAAGCAACTGTTCCTATATGTTCCTTTGTCTTGAAAAATGGAAAAGAAAGTTCAAAAGGACTCTATTTTAGACTTTCAGAGTTTAAGGGTGGAATGGATGTTCAAAAGAAAAAAGTCTTAGAAGCATTGGAGAATAAAGATTGTGGATATTTTTACGAAACATCAGAAGAAAATTTCACAAAAATTCCAGGTATGCCTATTGCTTATTGGGCTAGTGAGAACTTTTTAAATATCTATGTAAAGGGTATACCATTGGGGAATTTAGCTTCACCACGAAAAGGTAATTCTACATCAGATAATAATAGATTTTTAAAATTATGGTATGAAATTGAATTTAAAAAAATTAAATTCAAAAGTACTGAGATTATATTGGAAGATACATTGATACAACCATGGTATCCATATAATAAAGGTGGTGGATATAGGAAGTGGTACGGTAACAATGAATATGTTATTGATTGGTATAATGATGCTGAAGAAATTAGAAAAATTAAAACAGCAGTAATAGCAAATTATCAATATTTTTGTAAACCTGGACTTACATGGTCAACAGTATCCAGCAAATTATTCAGTCTTAGAAAATTTGGAAATGGTTTTATTTTTGACAATGGTGGATGTTGTATATTTGATTTAGGAACAACTTCAAATTCAGTTTTAGGATTATTAAACTCTAATGTATTTATTTATATTTTTGGAGAACTAAATCCGACATTAAATTTTCAATCAGGAGAAGTGGCAAAATTTCCTATTCTAGTTGAAAAAATGAACTATATAGGAAACGAGGTCGATATATTTATTAACTTATCCGTTACTATCTCCAAATTCGACTGGGATACTTTTGAAACCTCCTGGGATTTTAAGGTAAATCCCTTAGTTGATTTCAACAACTATTTAAATGAATATTATAAGAGCCTTGCAGAAAGTGGAACTCTAGTTGAAAGACAAGAATATTATATTAAAAACATGGAAGATGCCTATTTACAATACAAGGAATTTACCAACCAGCAATTCCAAAAATTAAAGGAAAATGAAGAGGAGTTAAATAGAATTTTCATAGAAATTTATGGTTTAGAAGATGAACTTACCCCAGAGGTTTCCGACAGGGATATTACTATAGCAAAAATATTTGACACCAACAAGGACATTGACCAGGAGATTAAGGGAAACAAATATGTTCTTACGAAAAAAGATGTAGTAAAACAGTTTATCTCCTACGGCGTAGGCTGTATGTTAGGCCGTTATTCCCTAGATGTTGAAGGCTTAGCCTATGGCGGTGGGGAATTTGACAAAAGTAAGTATAAGAGATTTATTCCAGATAGAGACAACTGTATACCTATTACAGATTCTAAATACTTTGAAGATGATATTGTTACAAGATTTGAAGAATTTGTTAAAGTGGTTTATGGAGAAGATTCCTTGGAGGAAAACTTGGGCTTTATTGCAGAAGCCTTAACTGGTAAGGGAGATAGTAGAGAGGTAATTCGCTCTTATTTCCTTAAGGATTTTTACAAGGACCATGTAAAAACATATCAAAAAAGACCTATTTACTGGCTATATGATTCAGGAAAACAAAATGGTTTTAAGGCCTTAATATATATGCACCGTTACGATGAATACACAACAGGTAAGGTTAGAACAAATTACCTTCATAAATTACAAAAATACTATGAGGACAGAATTAATTTAATAGAAATGGATATACTTAGCCAAAATAGTGCATCAACAAAGAAAAAACTAGAAGATGAAAAAATAAAGATTCAAAAACAATTAGATGAATGTAGGAAATATGATGAAGTCCTAGGTCATATTGCCAACGAAAGAATTACTATAGACCTTGATGATGGTGTTAAGGTGAATTACGAAAAAGTACAAAAAGACAGAGATGGAAAAGTTTTAAAAATTTTAAGTAAAATTTAGGAGGATACATGGCAGAATTAAATTTATCTCAAATAGAAAATACCTTAAATGATGAATTTAGAGATGTATCTTCTAGAAGAAAAATTGTTTTTTGGTATGATTCAAAAGGTGATTTTGTAGAAGATGTTTCTTCACTTGTTTTAGAAAATGCAAAACTGTTGATATTAAAAGAAAATCACCTATTTGAAACAAAACATATTTTAGAGGTTGAGGACAAGGAGAGTAATTACTTAGTTTACGCTCCTTTTCCAAGACCTAGAAATGAGGACAATCATTTAGCAGATACAATTCTCTATTCGAAAACCTTTGTAGCTGACCGTCTGTCTTTAATAATGGTTGAACTAGGTATTAAAGAGGAAAGAAAGATACTGTTGGAAAAATATTCTAAATTCTTTAATAGTAAAGAAAGGTTTAATAAATTTAAGGAATTGGAAATAGATAGTTATACAGAGGAAAATATTGAGCTAGGATTCTTAGCTATACTTGTAGGAATAAAGGAAGTAAGATTTGAATCCATAGTAAAGAGTATTTTAAAGGAAGGAAATTTAGAAGAAAATAGTATTTTAAAGGATTTTGGAAAATATAGTTTAAAGGAAGCTTTTTGGAAATACTCCTATAAATATTTTGGCTACAATTCAAAGGAACCTACTTTGGTTAAATTTGTTCTAGGTTTGTTTGCTACCTATATTCAAAGAAAAACAGGCCTTGAAAATATACTTAAAAACGAAGAATATATACTTGAAAAACCAGGCGGAGTTATTGCTTTTATCAACTCTTTAATGAACGATATTAGAATGCAGGAAACCTTTAGGAGTTTATCTAAATATGTATATGAACAAATAGATGGTGATAGTTTATTTTCTAAAATTGACCTAGAAGTTCTATTGGATTTAGATGTTTTTGAAAGTCTTGAATATAAATTTATAAACTGGATAGTGAATAGATTTCTTGATGAACATTTTGACACAAAGGTGAAAGAGTATAACATTGTAGATTTAATTAATTTAAGAAAAGAAAAGTTCTTCGGCAAAGATTTTTCAAATGATTACGAAATGCTTTTAGCTGCTTACAAGGTATTGTCATTTGAAAATAGGAATTATGATCTTGAACTTAATGAAATGGTTAAGGAATATGATAAGTCTTGGTATTTACAGGACCTTAACTACAGACGTTTCTATTTTCATTTAGATAAAATTGAAAATGTAAGTCAATATGAAAAGTTAAGGGATTATGTTGAAAATACATATGTTAATAATTTCTTAGACCCTTACAATATTGCCTTTAACAATGTGTTTAATTATGGGGACCTAGATAATATAAAATTACAAAAGGATTTTTATAATAATAATATTCATTTTGACAACAGAAGGTCCCTTGTTATTATTTCCGATGCCTTAAGGTATGAGGTTGGAAAGGATCTTGTAAGTCAAATGAATTTAAGTGAAAAATTTGAGGCTGAAATTGAACCTCAAATTTCCATATTGCCCTCTATTACAAAATTGGGAATGGCTGCCTTATTACCTCATAAGGAAATTGAAATAAATAAAAAATTCGATGTGTTTGTAGACGAAAAAAAGGCAGGCTCCCTAACGGAAAGGGAAAATATTTTAAAATCCCGTAAAGAAAACAGTAGGGCAATTCAATTTGATGTCATAAATAACTACAGTAAGGAAGAGTTAAGGGAATTTGTCAAAGACCAATCCGTTATTTACATTTACCATAATCAAATCGACGCTAGAGGTGATGAGTTAAAAACCGAAAATGAGGTTTTTAATGCTTGTAATGAAGCTATTGAAGAAATTATTAACCTTATAAGAAAACTTTCAGGGCATGTTTCAATTCATAATTATATTGTTACTTCAGACCATGGTTTTATTTATAAAAGATCTGTTAATAGTGAAGCCGAAAAAATAGATAAATTTTACAAGACTGATGATATTAAAAACAGAAGGTTTATTATTTCTGAAAATGAATATAAGATTCATGGTACTAAAAGTATTTCTTTGGGAAAAGTTTTAAATAATAATGACAAAAGGTATGTAATATTTCCAAATAGTTCCAATGTTTTTAAACTTCAAGGTGGAGGGCAAAATTACTTCCATGGTGGGGCCTCTATGCAGGAAGTTATTACTCCCTTAATTAATATTAAAACCAGAAGAGGGGCTGTGGAAACTAAGGATGTTTCTATTGAAATGTTGAATAATTCTAAAAATATTACTTCTTTAAATACCTCTTTAGAAATCTACCAGAAGGATATTGTTACAGATATAATTAAGGCTGTTAATTATAGTATTTATTTTGAAGATTCCCTTGGTGAAATTATATCCAACGAAGAGTTATATTTTGCAGATAGCAGAGATGAAAATACAGGAAATAGAATAAGAAAACTATTTTTTAGACTTAAAGAAAAGTCCTATGATCCTAATGGAAAATATTATATTGTAATAAAGAATACAAAAACTGGTATTGAGGACAAGCTCATGGTAAAAATAGATATACCTTTTGCTGATGACTTTGGATTTGATGTATAGGTGGATAATAATATGGAAGAAAATAATTTAATTGAAAAACTTCAAATGAACTTTCCTGGGAAATTTGTTAGGAAGGATTTAACTAAAAAAATTAAAGAGGGAGCAAATGTTCCTATATATGTTTTAGAATACTTGCTGGGAATGTATTGCACCTCTACTGATGAAGAGGATATTGAGTCGGGGGTTAAATCCGTAAAAACAATTTTAGCCGAAAATTATGTTAGACCAGATGAAGCTGAGAAAATAAAATCTAAAATAAGGGAAAAGGGAAGTTACACTGTTATTGATAGGATAACTGTAAAATTAAATGTAAAAGAAGACAGGTATGAGGCTGAATTTTCAAATTTAGCCTTAAGAGGAGTTCAAATTGACTCTGGTTACCCTTTGAAATATGAACGCCTTTTAGGTGGTGGTATTTGGTGTATAGTTCAAATGGAGTATTTCTATGATGAAGGGGATAAAAAGAAAAGTCCTTTTATTATTAAGAAACTAACACCAGTTCAAATGCCTAAAATAGATATTGAAGAGTTTAAAAAGGCAAGAAGTAATTTTACTGATGATGAATGGATTGACTTGATTTTACGAAGTACTGGAATGGAGCCAAGTAATTTTAATGAACGGGAAAAATGGTTACATCTGGCTCGTTTAATTC
It encodes:
- the pglZ gene encoding BREX-1 system phosphatase PglZ type A yields the protein MAELNLSQIENTLNDEFRDVSSRRKIVFWYDSKGDFVEDVSSLVLENAKLLILKENHLFETKHILEVEDKESNYLVYAPFPRPRNEDNHLADTILYSKTFVADRLSLIMVELGIKEERKILLEKYSKFFNSKERFNKFKELEIDSYTEENIELGFLAILVGIKEVRFESIVKSILKEGNLEENSILKDFGKYSLKEAFWKYSYKYFGYNSKEPTLVKFVLGLFATYIQRKTGLENILKNEEYILEKPGGVIAFINSLMNDIRMQETFRSLSKYVYEQIDGDSLFSKIDLEVLLDLDVFESLEYKFINWIVNRFLDEHFDTKVKEYNIVDLINLRKEKFFGKDFSNDYEMLLAAYKVLSFENRNYDLELNEMVKEYDKSWYLQDLNYRRFYFHLDKIENVSQYEKLRDYVENTYVNNFLDPYNIAFNNVFNYGDLDNIKLQKDFYNNNIHFDNRRSLVIISDALRYEVGKDLVSQMNLSEKFEAEIEPQISILPSITKLGMAALLPHKEIEINKKFDVFVDEKKAGSLTERENILKSRKENSRAIQFDVINNYSKEELREFVKDQSVIYIYHNQIDARGDELKTENEVFNACNEAIEEIINLIRKLSGHVSIHNYIVTSDHGFIYKRSVNSEAEKIDKFYKTDDIKNRRFIISENEYKIHGTKSISLGKVLNNNDKRYVIFPNSSNVFKLQGGGQNYFHGGASMQEVITPLINIKTRRGAVETKDVSIEMLNNSKNITSLNTSLEIYQKDIVTDIIKAVNYSIYFEDSLGEIISNEELYFADSRDENTGNRIRKLFFRLKEKSYDPNGKYYIVIKNTKTGIEDKLMVKIDIPFADDFGFDV
- the pglX gene encoding BREX-1 system adenine-specific DNA-methyltransferase PglX, with the protein product MNKTALRNFATHARRKLRDDVILLASQIGVNKEGITEPEIDEPDFMSFNIGGVGNFTLKGKEVKYRKKLVERLSNAKNYEEDFEQLVEETAYTWFNRLIAIRFMEVNEYLPERVRVLSSASKDDHIPEILTNILDLDIFENLTDQEKEYVIDLKKSATKESDEELFSFLFFKVTEKLKNYLPYLFEKTDDYLELLFKPSFIEETGVIYKLVNEIDEDDFNINLQEEVYKDEEPKVTGTIEIIGWLYQYYNEEYKDKVINIYKGTVKKADIPAATQLFTTDWVVKYIVDNSLGRYWIERNPNSKLQDKLEFFVTSKDNKIHYIDEKVNIEGLTFFDPCVGSGHFLIYAFNVLMEIYKEEGYIEREAAQKIVEKNLYGLDIDKRAAQLAYFSIMIKGRSFDRRFFTREIKPNIMDIKETNLIDEFECAGVTNNSEMNKIGSYLLNILKDAKEYGSLIKVENLDYEKFEEYLKECEEVEENIYNFEWKRKTLPLFKNLTRQAKILSNKYKVVATNPPYLNKFEGKLKKFITTEYKQYKGDLFSAFIFRNFEFLEENGYSGFMTPFVWMFIKTYEELRNYIINHKSITTLIQMEYSAFEEATVPICSFVLKNGKESSKGLYFRLSEFKGGMDVQKKKVLEALENKDCGYFYETSEENFTKIPGMPIAYWASENFLNIYVKGIPLGNLASPRKGNSTSDNNRFLKLWYEIEFKKIKFKSTEIILEDTLIQPWYPYNKGGGYRKWYGNNEYVIDWYNDAEEIRKIKTAVIANYQYFCKPGLTWSTVSSKLFSLRKFGNGFIFDNGGCCIFDLGTTSNSVLGLLNSNVFIYIFGELNPTLNFQSGEVAKFPILVEKMNYIGNEVDIFINLSVTISKFDWDTFETSWDFKVNPLVDFNNYLNEYYKSLAESGTLVERQEYYIKNMEDAYLQYKEFTNQQFQKLKENEEELNRIFIEIYGLEDELTPEVSDRDITIAKIFDTNKDIDQEIKGNKYVLTKKDVVKQFISYGVGCMLGRYSLDVEGLAYGGGEFDKSKYKRFIPDRDNCIPITDSKYFEDDIVTRFEEFVKVVYGEDSLEENLGFIAEALTGKGDSREVIRSYFLKDFYKDHVKTYQKRPIYWLYDSGKQNGFKALIYMHRYDEYTTGKVRTNYLHKLQKYYEDRINLIEMDILSQNSASTKKKLEDEKIKIQKQLDECRKYDEVLGHIANERITIDLDDGVKVNYEKVQKDRDGKVLKILSKI